In one window of Candidatus Sulfuricurvum sp. RIFRC-1 DNA:
- a CDS encoding cation diffusion facilitator family transporter, translating to MEHHHHHHHHNHSDISGGKLLFSVILNLIITVAQFIGGIVSGSLALLSDALHNFSDVMSLIISYYAHRLSHRPQNIAQTFGFKRAEILAALFNASVLIAVSMYLIIESIQRLITPQAVEVTWVMALAALGIVVNGLSAWLLHRDADHNLNIRSAYLHLMGDLMTSFAVLAGGVMIYFYGWYWIDPLLSLLISFYLIRSSYGIVRESGGMLMQFAPDHVSIDAVVEKVSAFESIESIHHIHLWQLDDESVFLEARLNFHQDMRLSETNAILHELTHALEEIGISHTTFQCEIGKHGRERVVERCEHH from the coding sequence ATGGAACACCACCATCACCATCACCATCATAATCACAGTGATATTAGCGGAGGGAAACTCCTTTTTAGTGTTATTCTCAATCTGATCATTACCGTTGCTCAGTTTATCGGTGGAATAGTCTCCGGATCATTAGCACTTTTGAGTGATGCGCTGCATAACTTTAGCGACGTAATGAGCCTTATTATCAGCTATTATGCCCATCGGCTTTCCCACCGTCCTCAAAATATTGCCCAAACGTTTGGATTTAAACGTGCCGAAATTCTTGCTGCACTCTTTAATGCTTCGGTATTGATCGCCGTCTCAATGTATCTCATTATTGAGTCGATTCAGCGTCTAATCACACCTCAGGCGGTGGAGGTGACATGGGTTATGGCGTTGGCGGCATTGGGTATCGTGGTAAACGGGCTCTCCGCATGGCTGCTCCATCGTGATGCCGACCATAATCTCAATATCCGTTCAGCCTACCTACACTTAATGGGGGATTTGATGACCTCGTTTGCCGTACTGGCTGGGGGAGTTATGATCTATTTCTATGGATGGTATTGGATCGATCCGCTGTTATCGCTTTTGATCTCTTTTTACCTGATCCGCTCATCGTATGGAATTGTTCGTGAATCGGGAGGTATGTTGATGCAGTTTGCCCCTGATCATGTCAGTATTGATGCCGTTGTTGAAAAAGTATCCGCATTTGAAAGTATCGAGAGTATTCATCATATCCATTTATGGCAGTTGGACGATGAGAGTGTTTTTTTGGAAGCACGCCTCAATTTCCATCAGGATATGAGACTCAGTGAAACGAATGCCATACTGCATGAGTTAACCCATGCACTCGAAGAGATCGGTATTTCCCATACGACATTTCAATGCGAAATCGGGAAACATGGGAGAGAACGGGTAGTGGAGCGATGCGAGCATCATTAG
- the secA gene encoding preprotein translocase subunit SecA produces MLQTFLGKIFGTKNDHEIKKYLKRVAQINARESHFSALSDSELQEAFAALKESVQNHTKAVDAVLVDSFAITREASKRVLGMRHFDVQLIGGMVLHEGRIAEMKTGEGKTLVATLAVALNAMSGNGVHVVTVNDYLAGRDGTQMSELYSFLGYTTGILVESGYNPANKREQYACDITYGTNNEFGFDYLRDNMTYSKEHMVQRGHAYVIVDEVDSILIDEARTPLIISGPTNRTLENYTRADAVAKALVKEEHFSVDEKDRLILITEEGIGRAEELFGVDNLYSIENSALSHHLDQALKANFIFECDVDYVIQEGQIVIVDEFTGRLSEGRRYSEGLHQALEAKEGVIIKEETQTLADITYQNYFRMYGKIGGMTGTAQTEATEFAQIYNLDVISIPTNVPVIREDLNDLIYKTELEKFEAVIKKIKELNAKGQPMLIGTASIEKSEKLHELLKAQKIPHTVLNAKNHAQEGEIIKNAGAKGAITIATNMAGRGVDIKVSDEIKTLGGLYILGTERHENRRIDNQLRGRAGRQGDPGTSQFYLSLEDSLLRIFGSDKIKSIMERLGVEDGEYIESAMVTRAVEKAQKKVENMHFEGRKNIVEYDDVANEQRKIVYRFRGDLLNPEYNVGEKIDTIRSEYIDRTLMNCGIFEGIPQEEIDIDHLVAVLKEELNTDIDASLFTEKEFNIIRAQMLLLLSDEYNDKMSVVEPKLRSDIEREIYLKTLDTAWREHLYQMDSMKTGIRLRAYNQKDPLVEYKKESYNLFSELVETIKYDTIKTLHIIRFRVDNAEEEAEAFARQMELEEKQEAFRMSLNHQEHEGDDKKVARNDECPCGSGLKYKNCCGKSGPKKGVFAS; encoded by the coding sequence ATGCTCCAAACGTTCCTCGGAAAAATTTTCGGTACCAAGAATGATCACGAAATCAAAAAATATCTCAAGCGCGTTGCACAGATCAATGCTCGCGAATCCCATTTTTCGGCGTTAAGCGACAGTGAGCTCCAAGAAGCATTTGCTGCGTTAAAAGAGTCTGTCCAGAACCATACGAAAGCTGTGGATGCCGTATTGGTCGATTCGTTTGCAATTACCCGAGAGGCGAGTAAACGTGTTTTAGGGATGCGTCATTTTGACGTTCAGCTCATCGGGGGGATGGTACTGCACGAGGGGCGTATCGCCGAGATGAAAACGGGGGAGGGGAAAACCCTTGTTGCGACATTGGCGGTAGCATTGAATGCTATGAGCGGCAATGGGGTTCATGTCGTCACTGTCAATGATTACCTTGCCGGACGTGATGGAACTCAGATGTCTGAGCTTTACTCCTTTTTGGGATACACGACCGGAATCTTGGTTGAGAGCGGCTATAACCCGGCCAACAAACGGGAACAATACGCGTGTGATATCACCTACGGTACGAATAACGAATTTGGATTTGATTACCTTCGCGACAATATGACTTACAGCAAAGAACACATGGTTCAACGCGGTCATGCGTATGTTATCGTCGATGAAGTGGACTCGATTTTGATCGATGAAGCACGTACACCGCTTATTATTTCAGGTCCTACGAACCGAACGTTAGAAAACTACACCCGCGCCGATGCGGTTGCCAAAGCATTAGTCAAAGAGGAGCATTTTAGCGTTGATGAGAAAGACCGTCTTATCCTCATTACCGAAGAGGGGATCGGGCGTGCGGAGGAGCTTTTCGGAGTCGATAATCTTTACAGCATCGAGAACTCAGCACTCTCTCACCATCTCGATCAAGCGTTGAAAGCCAACTTTATTTTCGAATGCGATGTTGACTATGTGATCCAAGAGGGTCAAATCGTCATCGTCGATGAGTTTACCGGACGTTTATCGGAAGGGCGTCGTTACTCCGAAGGTTTACATCAGGCATTGGAAGCGAAAGAGGGGGTTATTATCAAAGAAGAGACCCAAACTCTCGCGGATATTACCTACCAAAACTATTTTCGTATGTATGGAAAAATCGGCGGTATGACGGGAACGGCTCAAACCGAAGCGACCGAATTCGCTCAAATTTATAACCTCGATGTTATCTCAATCCCGACCAATGTTCCGGTTATCCGTGAAGATCTGAATGATTTGATTTACAAAACCGAATTGGAAAAATTTGAAGCCGTAATCAAAAAAATCAAAGAGCTCAATGCAAAAGGGCAGCCGATGCTCATCGGTACGGCTTCCATTGAAAAATCGGAAAAGTTGCATGAACTATTGAAAGCCCAAAAAATCCCTCATACGGTTTTAAATGCGAAAAACCACGCACAAGAGGGTGAAATCATTAAAAATGCCGGAGCCAAAGGTGCTATTACGATTGCAACCAATATGGCGGGTCGCGGGGTTGACATTAAAGTCAGCGATGAGATCAAAACACTCGGCGGATTGTATATCCTTGGAACCGAGCGTCACGAGAACCGCCGTATCGACAATCAGCTTCGCGGACGTGCAGGGCGTCAGGGTGATCCGGGAACCAGCCAGTTTTACCTATCACTCGAGGACAGCTTGCTTCGTATTTTCGGCTCCGACAAAATCAAATCGATTATGGAGCGTTTGGGCGTTGAAGACGGTGAGTACATCGAATCGGCAATGGTAACGCGCGCCGTTGAAAAAGCGCAGAAAAAAGTGGAAAATATGCATTTTGAAGGGCGTAAAAATATCGTTGAATACGATGATGTCGCCAACGAACAACGTAAAATCGTCTACCGTTTCCGTGGGGATCTTCTCAACCCTGAATACAACGTCGGTGAGAAAATCGATACCATCCGTTCAGAATACATTGATCGTACCCTGATGAATTGCGGTATTTTCGAAGGAATCCCACAAGAAGAGATCGATATTGATCATCTTGTCGCGGTACTTAAAGAAGAACTCAATACCGATATTGACGCTTCACTCTTCACTGAAAAAGAGTTCAATATCATCCGAGCACAGATGCTTCTCCTCTTGAGCGATGAATACAACGATAAAATGTCGGTTGTTGAGCCTAAACTCCGCAGTGATATTGAGCGTGAAATTTATCTTAAAACGCTCGATACAGCATGGCGTGAACACTTGTACCAAATGGACAGCATGAAAACGGGTATCCGTCTTCGTGCCTATAACCAAAAAGATCCGTTGGTCGAGTACAAAAAAGAGAGCTACAACCTCTTTAGCGAGCTGGTTGAAACGATCAAATACGATACGATTAAAACGCTTCATATCATCCGATTCAGAGTTGACAATGCCGAAGAAGAGGCTGAGGCGTTTGCCCGCCAAATGGAATTAGAGGAAAAACAGGAAGCGTTTCGCATGAGTCTTAACCATCAAGAACATGAAGGCGACGATAAGAAAGTGGCTCGTAATGACGAATGCCCGTGTGGAAGCGGCCTAAAATACAAAAATTGCTGCGGAAAATCGGGACCGAAAAAAGGGGTATTTGCCTCTTGA
- a CDS encoding EF-hand domain-containing protein, with protein sequence MTVGTNYNSYASYTSSISSTTQSSKPSFEDIASEMLTALDTDSDGSVSSSEFSAASSSSSSASDIFSILDTDSSGSMSTEELVAALKNMKPPEGSENEGGMPPPPPGGMPPPPPPSESTSASSESESTTSEVFAALDTNEDGTISMEELMALFEDPKEEENKTSASSASTSSSTASKDSQNEWLQKLLSYYSSNNTATTSTTSLLSISA encoded by the coding sequence ATGACAGTCGGAACGAATTACAATTCGTATGCGTCATATACTTCTTCAATCTCTTCTACTACGCAAAGTTCAAAACCGAGTTTTGAAGATATCGCATCAGAGATGCTTACTGCATTAGATACAGACAGTGATGGCTCAGTTAGTTCGAGTGAGTTTTCCGCTGCATCCTCTAGTAGTTCATCCGCAAGCGATATTTTTTCCATCCTCGATACCGACAGCAGCGGCAGTATGAGCACTGAAGAACTGGTAGCGGCACTTAAAAACATGAAGCCACCAGAAGGATCGGAAAATGAAGGAGGGATGCCACCACCGCCACCGGGCGGAATGCCACCTCCTCCACCTCCAAGCGAATCGACATCGGCATCATCCGAAAGCGAAAGCACCACCAGTGAAGTTTTTGCTGCACTCGATACCAACGAAGACGGTACCATCAGCATGGAGGAGCTTATGGCACTTTTTGAAGATCCCAAAGAAGAGGAGAACAAAACTTCTGCTTCATCGGCATCTACTAGCAGTTCAACTGCCTCCAAGGATAGTCAAAACGAATGGCTTCAAAAACTTCTCTCATACTACAGCAGTAACAATACCGCTACAACTTCTACCACTTCTCTCCTCAGCATCAGCGCGTGA
- the lolA gene encoding LolA-like outer membrane lipoprotein chaperone gives MRFLPLLFALSLTLAASPKEINSFNGKFVQTIIDDNGKKIVYSGELWASKPQNALWVYQKPIQKSVYINAQKITVVEPSIEQVTLRTLDDEIDFLQIIQKAKKVDDEKYSATVKGENYTIMFKNDLLSSISYTDSFDNKVAIVFANPSQNRPIEMSKFKPVIPEDFDVIKDR, from the coding sequence GTGCGTTTTTTACCACTTCTGTTTGCTCTGAGCCTCACCCTCGCAGCATCACCGAAAGAAATTAACTCTTTTAACGGAAAATTTGTTCAAACGATTATCGACGATAACGGAAAAAAGATTGTATATAGCGGTGAGCTTTGGGCTTCCAAGCCTCAAAATGCCCTCTGGGTCTATCAAAAACCGATCCAAAAAAGCGTCTACATCAACGCTCAAAAAATTACCGTTGTCGAACCTTCTATCGAGCAAGTTACTCTGAGAACCCTCGATGATGAGATCGATTTTCTTCAAATCATCCAAAAAGCTAAAAAAGTGGATGACGAAAAATATTCCGCTACGGTAAAAGGGGAAAACTACACCATTATGTTTAAAAACGACCTACTCAGTTCTATCAGCTATACCGATAGTTTTGATAATAAAGTAGCGATCGTTTTTGCCAATCCTTCCCAAAACAGACCGATCGAAATGAGTAAATTCAAACCGGTCATTCCTGAGGATTTCGACGTCATTAAAGACCGTTAA
- a CDS encoding response regulator transcription factor, with translation MINVLMIEDDIELAQLLKVRLHRDNIDVTIAPTPLEGLSLFQTQPFDLLVLDLSLPQMDGIEICRLIRQESPIPIIISSARSDIRDKMMGFSRGADDYLPKPYDPQELTFRIDAIMRRMHPTLPQKASPFEVDEAKHEITRHGSVLRLTPAEYDIVSYMIQKDQYAISREELLLNIGSIKYESSLKSIDVIMGRIRQKIGDDTKNPRYIVSVRGIGYKFVNE, from the coding sequence ATGATTAACGTTTTAATGATCGAAGATGATATCGAACTGGCACAATTGTTAAAAGTACGTCTCCATCGGGACAATATCGACGTTACCATCGCACCAACGCCGCTGGAAGGGTTAAGTCTTTTTCAAACCCAACCGTTTGATCTGCTGGTTCTTGATTTATCACTTCCTCAGATGGACGGTATAGAGATATGCCGACTTATTCGTCAAGAGAGCCCGATCCCGATCATCATCTCTTCCGCACGATCCGATATACGCGATAAGATGATGGGTTTTTCACGCGGTGCGGATGACTATCTCCCCAAGCCCTATGATCCGCAGGAACTTACATTCCGCATTGATGCCATCATGCGCCGCATGCATCCGACCCTTCCGCAGAAAGCATCCCCTTTTGAAGTGGATGAAGCGAAGCACGAAATAACCCGCCATGGATCGGTTTTACGGCTGACACCGGCTGAATACGATATCGTCTCGTATATGATCCAAAAAGATCAATACGCCATTTCACGCGAAGAGCTGCTCCTCAACATCGGCTCGATCAAGTATGAGAGCAGCCTCAAAAGCATCGATGTCATTATGGGACGTATCCGCCAAAAAATCGGCGACGACACTAAAAATCCACGCTATATCGTATCCGTACGTGGAATAGGATATAAATTTGTCAATGAATAA